A genomic stretch from Bacteroidota bacterium includes:
- a CDS encoding phosphoglycerate dehydrogenase produces the protein MHVVLIDRYLDSMIEGLGQLGLTYRYVPDCTGTEATLALADAEVLVLRSKLALTADQLRQAPRLRLVIRTGAGLDHLDLPALAAAGIRVVPTLGANSDAVGEHALGLLLGLLHHIPRSDAEVRRGQWLRQANMGEELGGKVVGIVGYGHTGRAFARRLAGLGVRVLAYDRDQADYADAYAEAAPLAALQAQCQVLSLHIPLDPANHHWLDARRLAGFAQPLWLVNTSRGPVVDTQALLSALASGRVLGAALDVLENEKLDRLTAVQQRQMQALQAHPSVILTPHIAGWSWQAEQRFVDQTLGIVRRYLAGEEI, from the coding sequence ATGCATGTGGTTCTGATAGACCGATACCTGGATAGTATGATAGAGGGCTTGGGGCAGCTAGGCCTTACCTACCGCTATGTGCCCGACTGCACCGGCACAGAGGCGACCCTGGCCCTGGCCGATGCCGAGGTGCTGGTGCTGCGGAGCAAGCTGGCCCTTACAGCCGATCAGCTACGGCAGGCCCCCCGGCTGCGCCTGGTTATCCGCACCGGCGCAGGCCTGGACCACCTGGATCTGCCAGCCCTGGCGGCAGCCGGCATCCGGGTGGTGCCTACCCTGGGGGCTAATAGCGATGCAGTGGGCGAGCATGCGCTGGGCCTGCTGCTGGGCCTGCTACACCACATACCCCGCTCCGATGCCGAGGTGCGGAGGGGCCAGTGGCTGCGCCAGGCCAATATGGGCGAAGAATTGGGCGGCAAGGTAGTGGGCATTGTGGGCTATGGCCACACCGGCAGGGCCTTTGCCCGCCGGCTGGCAGGCCTGGGGGTGCGCGTGTTGGCCTACGACAGAGACCAGGCCGACTATGCCGATGCCTACGCCGAGGCCGCACCCCTTGCCGCACTGCAGGCACAGTGCCAGGTGCTCAGCCTGCATATCCCGCTAGACCCGGCCAACCACCACTGGCTAGATGCCCGCCGGCTGGCTGGCTTTGCACAACCGCTGTGGCTTGTAAACACCAGCAGGGGGCCTGTGGTAGATACACAGGCCCTACTATCCGCCCTGGCCAGTGGGCGGGTGCTGGGTGCGGCCCTGGATGTGCTGGAGAACGAAAAGCTGGATCGGCTAACGGCTGTGCAGCAGCGGCAGATGCAGGCCCTACAGGCCCATCCCTCCGTCATCCTTACCCCCCACATAGCCGGCTGGAGCTGGCAGGCCGAGCAGCGGTTTGTGGATCAAACCCTCGGAATAGTGCGCAGATACCTGGCCGGAGAAGAGATTTAG
- a CDS encoding ATP-binding protein, whose amino-acid sequence MAKTRIHQLIDTQVRKMSIWALFLLLLSLLGGAAIIQVFRSPGISVPTVQALGKLDALVGQARLQPGAPVAAAGADPGTPPDTAAYSLPGTLAAARSTLAAARQQSAEPDAPAYAKLESYLTVLERQADAYAKADAQVTALRRTGKSRTAQGIRQHDAAVVEMEQARIAFEGAKPPIAQLLAEALAVEQAARQDRTTTVAWILLAVSGLISITLIWQMYKASKGIPKALEANVFAPLQEVRRATREIIRNGKLEEPVAYEGKDEIGDLVRSFNEMANVVGNTLHKLWEQEATNKESNRNLRRQEEKLWGTVKELKKAQAEMREAEEKLRLANGQLEHMNANLDRMVHERTQALQNTLTELRGTQNKMILSEKMAVLGQLVASVAHEINSPLGAIKSSIANIKENLPDLLNKLPPLVNTLDEQQRGLWAALQRDLRDSPAEHMTLNAQRELRKTMINILEREDVEDADEVARNLIDAGFRTDLEKYLPLFEAHDPYALSRLIYQLGAMYNNTKNIELAITKTNKIVFNLKNYSRRQDDDVLIPINMQESLETILVLYHNKIKHGIELHTSFGLVPPVLGNGDELGQVWTNIIANAVQAMGGKGLLDLKLWEEDGRVKVRIQDDGPGIPEDIREKIFEPFFTTKKKGEGTGLGLDICKKIIEKHGGTIRLDSESGKGSTFTIELPAMREGEMEDPSEEEKIQV is encoded by the coding sequence ATGGCAAAGACAAGGATTCATCAGCTGATAGACACTCAGGTTCGCAAAATGTCTATATGGGCACTTTTCCTGCTCCTGCTTAGCCTGCTGGGGGGAGCGGCTATCATACAAGTGTTCCGGTCACCGGGGATATCCGTCCCCACCGTACAGGCACTCGGAAAACTGGATGCACTGGTAGGGCAAGCCCGGCTACAGCCTGGTGCCCCTGTGGCTGCAGCCGGCGCAGACCCCGGCACCCCACCGGACACGGCTGCATACAGCCTGCCTGGCACCCTGGCTGCTGCCCGCAGCACCCTGGCAGCAGCACGGCAGCAGAGCGCAGAGCCCGATGCGCCGGCCTATGCAAAGCTGGAAAGCTACCTGACTGTGCTGGAGCGCCAGGCGGATGCCTATGCGAAGGCGGACGCACAAGTAACAGCGCTGAGGCGGACGGGTAAAAGTAGAACCGCACAGGGAATCAGGCAGCATGACGCTGCCGTAGTGGAAATGGAGCAAGCCCGGATCGCATTTGAGGGCGCAAAACCCCCGATCGCACAGCTGCTGGCAGAGGCCCTGGCTGTAGAGCAGGCAGCCAGACAGGACCGAACCACCACCGTTGCCTGGATCCTGTTGGCTGTTTCCGGGCTTATTTCTATCACGCTGATCTGGCAGATGTATAAGGCCAGCAAAGGCATACCCAAGGCGCTGGAGGCAAACGTGTTTGCCCCCCTGCAGGAAGTGCGCAGGGCCACCAGGGAGATCATCCGGAATGGTAAGCTGGAAGAACCCGTAGCCTATGAGGGCAAGGATGAAATAGGAGACCTGGTGAGGAGCTTCAACGAGATGGCAAATGTGGTAGGAAATACCCTGCACAAGCTATGGGAGCAAGAGGCAACGAATAAGGAAAGTAACCGAAACCTGCGCAGACAGGAGGAAAAACTGTGGGGCACGGTGAAAGAGCTAAAAAAGGCACAGGCCGAAATGAGAGAGGCGGAGGAGAAGCTGCGCCTGGCCAATGGCCAACTAGAGCACATGAATGCGAACCTGGACCGAATGGTGCATGAACGCACCCAGGCCCTGCAGAACACCCTGACGGAGCTGCGGGGCACGCAAAACAAGATGATCCTGAGCGAGAAAATGGCCGTACTGGGCCAGCTGGTGGCCAGCGTAGCCCATGAGATCAATAGCCCCCTGGGCGCTATCAAGAGTAGTATTGCAAACATTAAGGAAAACCTGCCCGACCTGCTGAATAAACTGCCCCCGCTGGTAAACACCCTGGATGAGCAGCAGCGGGGGCTGTGGGCAGCCCTACAGAGAGACCTGAGAGATAGCCCTGCCGAGCACATGACCCTGAATGCCCAGCGGGAGCTGAGAAAGACAATGATCAACATCCTGGAGCGTGAAGATGTAGAGGACGCGGACGAAGTGGCCCGTAACCTGATCGATGCAGGCTTCCGCACAGACCTGGAGAAATACCTGCCACTCTTTGAGGCTCATGATCCCTATGCACTCAGCCGCCTGATATACCAGCTAGGTGCCATGTACAATAACACAAAGAACATAGAGCTGGCCATTACTAAAACAAACAAAATCGTCTTTAACCTGAAAAACTACAGCCGCCGCCAGGATGATGATGTGCTGATACCGATAAACATGCAGGAAAGCCTGGAGACCATACTGGTGCTTTACCATAATAAAATAAAGCATGGCATAGAGCTGCACACAAGCTTCGGGCTCGTGCCTCCTGTGCTGGGCAATGGAGATGAGCTAGGCCAGGTGTGGACCAACATTATCGCTAATGCCGTGCAGGCCATGGGCGGAAAGGGGCTGCTGGACCTGAAGCTGTGGGAAGAGGATGGGCGCGTGAAGGTGCGGATACAGGATGATGGCCCCGGCATACCCGAGGACATTCGGGAAAAGATATTCGAACCCTTCTTTACCACCAAAAAGAAAGGAGAGGGCACCGGCCTGGGGCTCGACATCTGCAAAAAGATCATCGAAAAGCATGGAGGCACCATCCGCCTGGATTCTGAGTCAGGCAAAGGCTCGACCTTTACCATAGAGCTGCCTGCTATGCGAGAGGGGGAAATGGAGGACCCCAGCGAGGAGGAGAAGATCCAGGTATGA
- a CDS encoding DUF3078 domain-containing protein, with amino-acid sequence MRIALLISSLVFCLAGQVPGQARAQDTTLLEIDDLVKVVDKLDSQGTHIDTVTYWTLGCKANLNYSMVTLENWAQGGESSIAFLGTVNTFARYKRDRIRFETTLDASYGIQSLGETGVRKNEDRMDLNMTLGYATTPVLNYSALFNFRSQFTPGYAYPNDSAVVSRFFSPAYIVVSAGLEYKPFPYLKFNLAPLSSKLTLVTSQQLANQGAFGVEPAERDGSGRIVKPGKVFRQETGASFFARFQREVAKNVVIDQKLDLFNGYAQDNPRSRGKVDVNSETSIQLKVNRFLSASIFVQLIYDEDAEVPLYERRGGQRVQVGTGPRTQLKHVSGVGLSMTFEERR; translated from the coding sequence GTGCGAATCGCCCTGCTTATAAGCTCCCTTGTTTTTTGCCTGGCTGGGCAGGTGCCTGGGCAGGCCCGGGCGCAAGACACTACGCTGCTGGAAATAGATGACCTGGTGAAAGTGGTAGACAAGCTAGACAGCCAGGGCACACACATCGATACCGTAACGTACTGGACACTGGGGTGCAAGGCGAACCTGAACTATAGCATGGTTACGCTGGAAAACTGGGCACAGGGGGGCGAAAGCTCCATTGCCTTTTTGGGCACCGTAAACACCTTTGCCCGGTACAAGCGCGACCGCATCCGGTTTGAGACAACCCTGGATGCCAGCTACGGCATTCAAAGCCTGGGCGAAACGGGCGTGCGCAAGAATGAGGACCGGATGGACCTGAACATGACCCTTGGCTATGCCACTACTCCGGTGCTCAACTATTCTGCCCTATTTAATTTTCGTTCGCAGTTTACGCCCGGCTATGCGTATCCCAATGATTCTGCTGTTGTTTCGCGCTTCTTCTCGCCTGCCTACATCGTCGTTTCCGCAGGCTTGGAATACAAGCCCTTTCCGTACCTCAAGTTTAACCTGGCTCCCCTGTCGAGCAAGCTGACCCTGGTAACCAGCCAGCAGCTAGCCAACCAAGGGGCCTTTGGGGTAGAGCCTGCCGAGCGGGACGGAAGTGGGCGCATTGTGAAACCTGGCAAGGTGTTTCGCCAGGAAACAGGGGCCTCTTTCTTTGCGCGCTTTCAGCGGGAGGTGGCAAAGAATGTGGTGATAGACCAGAAGTTGGACCTCTTCAACGGCTATGCACAAGATAACCCGAGAAGCCGCGGAAAAGTGGACGTAAACAGCGAGACCAGTATCCAGCTAAAGGTGAATCGCTTCTTAAGCGCTAGCATCTTTGTGCAGCTTATTTATGACGAAGATGCCGAGGTTCCGCTGTATGAGCGGCGGGGTGGCCAGCGGGTGCAGGTGGGTACTGGGCCACGCACCCAGCTCAAGCACGTATCGGGTGTGGGCCTGAGCATGACTTTTGAAGAAAGACGCTGA
- a CDS encoding SpoIIE family protein phosphatase, whose product MDKMVIMCVDDEVTVLNSLREELKLGLGDRFALEISDNAEDALVYLQESMQDNTHEIAIVISDHLMPGMKGDEFLIKVNKINPRIRKILLTGQASADAVGNAVNHANLYRYMAKPWDSKDLQMTIEEAAKSYVLDKELDARVNMLADLNLCGQILAEEVNINSSLERIILLATSKTASKKGVILLFDHNMLRYAVQAYYPEGELDLKYLDQSELVENLPAPVLTYANDTQEPLILPNAYRDDTWRLDSYVHTHRTRGVYVHRIENSGGNVMAVLYLESDRKDHFDALKQEFLDLFSRHAAATLANSNLYQKLEAKVAERTSELEDKNRSITDSIEYARRIQYSILPAEDVIGQHLPQHEILYEAKDIVCGDFYWVNKKKGRILVAAVDCTGHGVPGAFMTVMAYNLLNQIVNEQEIVNPRLILAELDLSVRKGLRQDETGGHDGMDIALVSIDAETGLMDFAGAYRPLYHLRNGQLNELKGDRQPIGGSLIAHSSFTNQTLKLERGDRVFLFSDGITDQIGGPERRKFSSKRFSDVLLSNSHLSLNEQFQAMKSSFTAWKNEARTENSDDIMVFAFEW is encoded by the coding sequence ATGGATAAAATGGTCATCATGTGCGTGGACGACGAGGTTACCGTCCTCAACAGCCTGCGCGAGGAGTTAAAACTCGGGCTTGGAGACCGGTTTGCCCTGGAGATTTCCGATAACGCCGAGGATGCGCTCGTCTACCTGCAAGAGTCTATGCAGGATAATACCCACGAGATCGCCATTGTTATATCCGACCACCTGATGCCGGGTATGAAAGGAGATGAATTCCTGATCAAGGTCAACAAAATAAACCCCCGCATCCGCAAGATCCTGCTTACGGGCCAGGCCAGTGCCGATGCCGTGGGCAATGCCGTGAACCATGCCAACCTGTACCGCTACATGGCTAAGCCGTGGGACAGCAAGGACCTGCAAATGACCATAGAAGAGGCGGCAAAAAGCTATGTGCTGGATAAGGAGCTGGATGCACGGGTAAACATGCTGGCCGACCTAAACCTCTGTGGCCAGATCCTGGCAGAGGAGGTAAACATCAATAGCTCGCTCGAGCGCATCATCCTGCTGGCCACCAGCAAGACGGCGAGCAAAAAGGGTGTCATCCTGCTCTTTGACCACAACATGCTGCGCTATGCCGTGCAGGCCTACTACCCGGAGGGAGAGCTGGACCTGAAGTACCTGGATCAAAGCGAGCTGGTGGAGAACCTGCCAGCCCCAGTCCTTACCTATGCCAACGATACACAGGAGCCCCTGATCCTCCCCAATGCCTACCGAGACGACACCTGGAGGCTGGATAGCTATGTGCACACACACCGCACACGCGGGGTGTATGTGCACCGCATTGAAAATAGTGGGGGTAATGTAATGGCTGTGCTGTACCTAGAGAGCGACCGAAAGGACCACTTCGATGCCCTAAAGCAGGAGTTTCTCGATCTTTTCTCGCGCCATGCTGCTGCTACCCTGGCCAATAGTAACCTGTACCAGAAGCTGGAGGCCAAGGTGGCAGAGCGCACCAGCGAACTGGAGGACAAAAACCGCAGCATTACCGACAGCATAGAGTATGCCAGGCGTATTCAGTACAGCATCTTGCCCGCCGAGGACGTTATTGGCCAGCATCTGCCCCAGCACGAGATCCTGTACGAAGCCAAAGACATCGTGTGCGGCGACTTCTACTGGGTAAACAAGAAGAAGGGACGCATACTGGTAGCTGCAGTAGACTGTACGGGCCATGGCGTACCGGGTGCCTTTATGACCGTGATGGCCTACAACCTGCTGAACCAGATTGTGAATGAGCAGGAGATTGTGAATCCCAGGCTTATACTGGCCGAACTGGACCTAAGCGTACGCAAGGGCCTGAGGCAAGACGAGACGGGCGGCCATGACGGAATGGACATTGCGCTCGTCAGCATCGATGCAGAGACCGGACTTATGGACTTTGCCGGTGCCTACCGCCCCCTGTACCACCTGCGAAACGGCCAGCTGAACGAGCTGAAGGGCGACCGCCAGCCCATAGGAGGAAGCCTGATAGCGCACAGCTCCTTTACCAACCAGACACTAAAGTTGGAAAGGGGCGATCGGGTATTCCTGTTTTCCGACGGAATTACCGACCAGATAGGCGGACCCGAGCGCCGAAAATTTTCATCCAAGCGCTTTAGCGATGTACTTCTATCCAATAGCCACCTAAGCCTGAACGAGCAGTTCCAGGCCATGAAGAGCAGTTTTACAGCCTGGAAGAACGAAGCCCGGACTGAAAACAGCGACGACATCATGGTCTTCGCTTTCGAATGGTAG